From a single Erpetoichthys calabaricus chromosome 1, fErpCal1.3, whole genome shotgun sequence genomic region:
- the LOC114646936 gene encoding transcription factor Adf-1-like, which translates to MGSFEEQLCEVIRRYPHLYNPTLKAYRDSQMCINSWREIAQTLGEDERVCRQKWKYLRDRYVKAKKKLRGKACVGSWNPCLPPIVSMLSFLSEHIKHRDEESNFARQVKEPSDCLVLNVKGGPADVDEASLATPKPADRASPPPTLSAPSSSPSSSSSCSEPPHPSKRKEPPSDDLQGSLLRRLQQRLQQLDGEKEQENEEASFGRVVASMLLQLPPKDRMDAKFEIHQLLYKKHKELGDHQPGGTVGIEKDDGHKFTAGFIKEDPC; encoded by the exons ATGGGCTCGTTCGAGGAGCAACTGTGCGAAGTGATCCGCCGCTACCCGCACCTCTATAACCCGACACTGAAGGCGTACAGGGACAGCCAAATGTGCATAAATTCGTGGCGTGAAATCGCCCAGACCCTCGGCGAGGACGAACGCGTGTGCCGGCAGAAGTGGAAATACCTGCGGGATCGATACGTGAAAGCCAAGAAGAAACTTCGGGGGAAGGCTTGCGTGGGCAGCTGGAATCCGTGCCTCCCGCCGATCGTGTCGATGCTCAGCTTCCTTTCCGAGCACATCAAACACCGCGACGAGGAGTCCAACTTCGCGAGGCAG GTCAAGGAGCCCAGCGATTGTCTTGTGCTGAACGTGAAGGGCGGCCCGGCAGACGTCGACGAAGCCTCCCTCGCCACACCAAAGCCCGCTGACCGAGCGAGTCCACCGCCCACGTTGTCTGCGCCATCTTCTTCcccgtcttcctcctcctcttgttCGGAGCCTCCTCATCCCTCAAAAAGGAAGGAGCCGCCCAGCGACGACCTGCAGGGGAGCCTACTGAGGAGGCTTCAGCAGCGGCTGCAGCAACTGGACGGCGAGAAGGAGCAAGAAAACGAGGAGGCCTCCTTCGGCAGGGTGGTGGCCTCCATGTTGCTGCAGCTGCCCCCCAAGGACCGGATGGACGCCAAATTTGAAATCCATCAGCTGCTCTACAAGAAGCACAAGGAGCTCGGGGACCACCAGCCTG GGGGCACAGTGGGCATCGAGAAGGACGACGGCCACAAGTTCACTGCAGGATTCATAAAAGAAGACCCCTGCTAA